A genome region from Variovorax paradoxus includes the following:
- a CDS encoding YciI family protein, whose amino-acid sequence MKHFIVEINYLVPLERIQSSVPAHRAYLQLGYEAGLLLCSGPKVPATGGFMLARAASLEALQAFFAEDPFSTEALASFRFSEFDPVKRQGFAEHWFSER is encoded by the coding sequence TTGAAGCACTTCATCGTCGAGATCAACTACCTCGTGCCGCTGGAACGCATCCAGTCGTCGGTGCCCGCCCATCGCGCCTACCTTCAGCTGGGCTACGAAGCCGGCCTGCTGCTGTGTTCCGGACCGAAGGTGCCGGCGACCGGCGGTTTCATGCTGGCGCGCGCGGCCTCGCTGGAGGCGTTGCAGGCATTCTTCGCCGAAGACCCGTTCAGCACCGAAGCACTCGCCAGCTTCAGGTTCAGCGAGTTCGACCCGGTGAAGCGCCAGGGCTTCGCCGAGCACTGGTTCAGCGAGCGCTGA
- a CDS encoding methyl-accepting chemotaxis protein, translated as MKLRTRILLLCTAALIGMVVLASVSLSTLRQAMMKERTAQLSTLVVLANASLERLHEQEKAGELTRDQAQKEAKKLIGSLRKDELYFFVRGYTNDVNYVHPNPKRVGIVDAKGGKEAGERYRAALAGHTVATLTAYGTRPGAKQEVEKLYAIVKFEPWDWIVGFGDYIDDIDTAFWRNTVILLAIGGALMVVVGGMAWAMARNLYRQLGGEPDYAAEVVRRIGAGDLGVQVQLQPGDSASLLHAMQQMQQSLAGTVSEIRGSTDTIATASGQIASGNLDLSSRTEEQASSLEQTAASMEELTSTVKQNADNARQANQLAVSASEVAVRGGSVVGQVVDTMGSINASSRKIVDIIGVIDGIAFQTNILALNAAVEAARAGEQGRGFAVVASEVRNLAQRSAGAAKEIKLLIDDSVDKVGAGSDQVAEAGRTMEEIVASVRRVTDIMGEIMAASQEQTSGIEQINQAISQMDQATQQNAALVEQAAAAAGSLQEQAGSLVQAVSVFKV; from the coding sequence ATGAAGCTACGAACCCGCATCCTTCTCCTGTGTACCGCCGCCCTGATCGGGATGGTCGTGCTCGCCTCCGTTTCGCTGTCGACCCTGCGCCAGGCGATGATGAAGGAACGCACCGCGCAGCTCTCCACGCTGGTGGTGCTCGCAAATGCCTCGCTCGAACGCCTGCACGAGCAGGAAAAGGCCGGCGAGCTCACCCGAGACCAGGCGCAGAAGGAGGCGAAGAAGCTCATCGGCAGCCTGCGCAAGGACGAGCTCTACTTCTTCGTTCGCGGCTACACGAACGACGTGAACTACGTGCATCCGAACCCCAAGCGCGTGGGCATCGTGGACGCCAAGGGCGGCAAGGAAGCCGGCGAGCGCTACCGCGCCGCGCTGGCGGGCCACACCGTGGCCACGCTCACGGCCTACGGCACCCGTCCCGGCGCCAAGCAGGAAGTGGAAAAGCTCTACGCCATCGTCAAGTTCGAGCCCTGGGACTGGATCGTCGGCTTCGGCGACTACATCGACGACATCGACACGGCCTTCTGGCGCAACACCGTCATCCTGCTGGCGATCGGCGGCGCGCTGATGGTGGTGGTGGGCGGCATGGCCTGGGCCATGGCGCGCAACCTGTACCGCCAGCTGGGCGGCGAGCCCGACTACGCCGCCGAGGTGGTGCGCCGCATCGGCGCGGGCGACCTCGGCGTGCAGGTGCAACTGCAGCCGGGCGACAGCGCCAGCCTGCTTCACGCCATGCAGCAGATGCAGCAGAGCCTGGCCGGCACGGTGAGCGAGATTCGCGGCTCCACCGACACCATCGCCACCGCGAGTGGCCAGATCGCCTCGGGCAACCTCGATCTCTCTTCGCGCACCGAGGAGCAGGCCAGCTCGCTCGAGCAGACCGCCGCGTCGATGGAAGAACTCACCAGCACCGTGAAGCAGAACGCCGACAACGCGCGCCAGGCCAACCAGCTGGCCGTGTCGGCCTCCGAAGTGGCAGTGCGCGGCGGCAGCGTCGTCGGGCAGGTGGTGGACACCATGGGCTCGATCAATGCGTCGTCCAGGAAGATCGTGGACATCATCGGGGTGATCGACGGCATCGCGTTCCAGACCAACATCCTGGCGCTGAATGCGGCGGTGGAAGCCGCGCGCGCCGGCGAGCAGGGCCGTGGTTTCGCGGTGGTGGCCTCGGAAGTGCGCAACCTCGCGCAACGCTCGGCGGGCGCGGCCAAGGAAATCAAGCTGCTGATCGACGACTCGGTGGACAAGGTGGGCGCGGGCAGCGACCAGGTGGCCGAGGCGGGCCGCACGATGGAGGAGATCGTCGCCAGCGTGCGCCGTGTGACGGACATCATGGGCGAGATCATGGCGGCAAGCCAGGAGCAGACCTCGGGCATCGAGCAGATCAACCAGGCCATCTCGCAGATGGACCAGGCCACGCAGCAGAACGCTGCCCTGGTGGAGCAGGCCGCAGCGGCCGCCGGCTCGCTGCAGGAGCAGGCGGGCAGCCTGGTTCAGGCCGTGAGCGTGTTCAAGGTCTGA
- a CDS encoding DUF4150 domain-containing protein: MFANSQMMGVDLAFPDVCKTPPAIPIPYPNFALGPTAIPNAWNILYGGTPAHNMATTTPITNGDNAGVLMGVVSQTVMGPSRHITGAFTVLLKGTPCTRMTSLSLQNRCNIVGMRIVPSQFKVLVLAA; this comes from the coding sequence ATGTTCGCCAACAGCCAGATGATGGGCGTCGACCTCGCGTTTCCCGACGTCTGCAAGACCCCGCCCGCCATTCCCATTCCCTACCCCAATTTCGCGCTCGGCCCCACGGCGATTCCCAACGCCTGGAACATCCTCTACGGCGGCACGCCGGCGCACAACATGGCCACCACCACGCCCATCACCAACGGCGACAACGCGGGGGTGCTCATGGGTGTGGTGTCGCAGACCGTGATGGGTCCGTCGCGCCACATCACCGGCGCCTTCACCGTGCTGCTCAAGGGCACGCCCTGCACGCGCATGACCAGCCTGTCGCTGCAGAACCGCTGCAACATCGTCGGCATGCGGATCGTGCCGAGCCAGTTCAAGGTGCTGGTGCTGGCGGCGTGA
- a CDS encoding DUF3540 domain-containing protein, with product MTRHAIREQRPLPPVDDHEGEMQALLRKPLPASIASPPPWTGSALGSIVRVLEDGRCIVEPQDGGERWQCPRAASCLLSPGVGDTVLVAGPQRDHVYLIAVITQADTGSAELVVDGDVTLRSRHGSVALQAQTRLAMAAPALSLHAQKALLDVGDMDYRGAEVRVTTLVARFVGRTCEAVLDRLSVLTRSSFRLTEEVEQVRAGQIDYQATETMRLHAKNTLVTSKALVKVDADQIHMG from the coding sequence ATGACCCGCCATGCCATCCGCGAGCAGCGTCCGCTGCCGCCCGTCGACGACCACGAAGGCGAGATGCAGGCCTTGCTGCGAAAGCCGCTGCCCGCCTCGATCGCCAGCCCGCCGCCCTGGACCGGCAGCGCCCTCGGCAGCATCGTGCGCGTGCTGGAAGACGGCCGCTGCATCGTCGAGCCTCAGGATGGCGGCGAGCGCTGGCAATGCCCGCGCGCGGCGAGCTGTCTGCTGTCGCCAGGCGTGGGCGACACCGTGCTCGTGGCCGGACCGCAGCGCGACCACGTGTACCTGATCGCGGTCATCACGCAGGCCGACACGGGCAGCGCGGAGCTGGTCGTGGACGGCGACGTCACGCTGCGCTCGCGCCATGGCAGCGTCGCGCTGCAGGCGCAGACCCGGCTCGCCATGGCAGCACCGGCGCTGTCCCTGCACGCGCAGAAGGCGCTACTCGACGTCGGCGACATGGACTACCGGGGCGCCGAAGTCCGCGTCACCACGCTGGTCGCACGCTTCGTCGGTCGCACCTGCGAGGCGGTGCTCGACCGCCTCAGCGTGCTCACGCGCTCCAGCTTCCGGCTGACCGAGGAGGTCGAGCAGGTGCGCGCCGGGCAGATCGACTACCAGGCCACCGAGACGATGCGCCTGCACGCGAAGAACACGCTCGTGACCAGCAAGGCGCTGGTCAAGGTCGATGCCGACCAGATCCACATGGGCTGA